The Acetomicrobium flavidum genome window below encodes:
- the modA gene encoding molybdate ABC transporter substrate-binding protein gives MKRSGKIFAVASVFLFLVSSPVMANVVAVAAGIAPCVEEVVDLYVKAGGEPVELVKEACGPLARQIALGAPYELFLASEPRWPIWLKDKGLLTEVDTFAIGQLTLWHVSSDPIDVSQTETAVIAIPDPETTAYGNLAKQYLDKIGLWDRKMNEKRIILVGSAPQAVAAVKARTAEMAFIPLSMAIKAGGSYTSIPDMVIEQVGGLTAKADDGARKFWAFCRSENATPIWVKWGFVIPDKSQKGKISK, from the coding sequence ATGAAACGATCCGGCAAGATCTTCGCGGTAGCATCGGTATTTTTGTTTCTAGTCAGTTCACCCGTGATGGCAAATGTAGTAGCCGTAGCCGCAGGGATAGCCCCTTGCGTGGAAGAGGTCGTAGATCTTTACGTAAAAGCAGGAGGAGAACCTGTTGAATTAGTAAAAGAAGCATGCGGTCCCCTGGCACGACAAATAGCATTAGGAGCACCATACGAACTATTTTTGGCTTCCGAGCCACGCTGGCCAATTTGGTTAAAGGACAAAGGATTATTAACTGAAGTCGATACTTTTGCCATAGGACAACTCACCCTGTGGCATGTTTCATCCGATCCTATTGACGTAAGCCAGACAGAAACAGCGGTAATCGCGATCCCGGACCCAGAAACCACAGCCTACGGCAACTTAGCGAAACAATATCTTGACAAAATAGGCCTATGGGATAGAAAAATGAATGAAAAAAGGATTATACTTGTTGGAAGTGCACCACAGGCAGTAGCGGCGGTAAAAGCCCGAACCGCCGAAATGGCGTTTATACCATTAAGCATGGCTATCAAGGCCGGAGGCAGCTATACATCTATTCCCGATATGGTCATAGAACAAGTAGGAGGACTTACAGCTAAAGCCGATGATGGTGCGCGTAAGTTTTGGGCATTTTGTCGTTCTGAAAACGCAACTCCCATTTGGGTCAAGTGGGGATTTGTAATCCCTGATAAGTCGCAAAAGGGGAAGATCTCAAAATGA
- a CDS encoding carbon-nitrogen family hydrolase, whose translation MLRVGILQLDVQVGDRKANFSRVNELLSRAFVPSKSPTAIVLPELWDTGYALEKAQALASDEGNETATFLGDLAKKYNIWFIGGSTLAKTSAGIKNRAQVIDPRGELIAYYDKVHRFPLMDEDKYLASGDRDCTFNWEGFKSGCVICYDLRFCEWIRCYALKGVKALFISAEWPAARAKHWDILLKARAIENQMYVISCNRCGATGKDAFDGGSLVVDPWGEVLLDAGNLEGLWFVDIDVCKVDQARSTVPVFKDRVPTLYVDITK comes from the coding sequence ATGCTTCGAGTGGGAATATTGCAGCTAGATGTCCAAGTCGGTGATAGGAAGGCCAACTTCTCGCGCGTAAACGAGTTGCTCAGCCGAGCTTTCGTTCCATCTAAATCACCTACAGCTATCGTACTTCCTGAGCTTTGGGATACCGGTTACGCCTTGGAGAAAGCCCAAGCACTCGCTTCAGATGAAGGCAACGAGACAGCTACATTCTTAGGTGATCTGGCTAAAAAATACAACATATGGTTTATAGGCGGCTCCACTTTAGCCAAAACTTCAGCAGGCATCAAAAATAGAGCTCAAGTCATCGACCCCCGCGGTGAGTTGATCGCCTATTATGATAAGGTCCACAGATTCCCATTAATGGACGAGGACAAATACCTCGCTTCAGGAGATAGGGACTGCACATTCAACTGGGAAGGTTTTAAAAGCGGCTGCGTGATCTGTTACGATTTACGTTTCTGCGAGTGGATAAGGTGTTATGCATTAAAAGGCGTAAAGGCTCTCTTCATCAGCGCTGAGTGGCCAGCCGCCAGGGCCAAGCATTGGGATATCCTGCTTAAGGCGAGGGCTATCGAAAACCAGATGTACGTGATATCTTGCAATAGATGTGGCGCTACGGGAAAGGACGCCTTTGACGGCGGGTCATTGGTGGTAGATCCATGGGGTGAAGTCTTGCTGGACGCCGGCAATTTGGAGGGGTTATGGTTCGTAGATATAGACGTTTGCAAGGTTGACCAAGCAAGGTCTACAGTCCCCGTCTTTAAAGATAGGGTGCCGACTCTTTATGTGGACATTACAAAATAA
- the panB gene encoding 3-methyl-2-oxobutanoate hydroxymethyltransferase, whose product MDKKKIPIPDFKELKRQGKKIRMVTAYDYPTAVIIEKTDIEMILVGDSLGMVVLGYDGTVPVTVEDIIHHAKPVVKGAPNTHIVADMPFMSYQVSIEDAIRNAGRLIKESGADSVKLEGGLDYAPTVKAIVKAGIPVMGHIGLTPQTAGSLGGFKVQGKDAKAAQNLIDSAIALEDAGAFAIVLECIPAPLAKIISQKLTIPTIGIGAGVYCDGQVLVTQDMLGLFDRFVPKFVKQYAQIGQLELEAFNKYAEEVALGVFPDDAHSFSMKEEVIKQLEC is encoded by the coding sequence GTGGACAAGAAAAAAATTCCAATCCCAGATTTCAAAGAGCTTAAAAGGCAGGGCAAGAAAATTAGGATGGTAACGGCCTATGATTATCCAACTGCTGTCATAATAGAAAAGACTGACATTGAGATGATATTGGTAGGCGATTCGCTTGGCATGGTAGTTCTGGGTTATGATGGCACTGTGCCGGTTACGGTAGAGGATATAATTCACCACGCAAAGCCCGTCGTCAAGGGCGCACCAAATACCCACATAGTTGCCGATATGCCATTTATGTCTTATCAGGTATCCATTGAGGATGCCATTAGAAACGCAGGAAGACTCATAAAGGAATCAGGTGCAGATAGCGTTAAGCTTGAAGGGGGCCTGGATTATGCCCCAACTGTTAAGGCAATAGTAAAAGCAGGTATACCCGTTATGGGACACATTGGCCTAACTCCGCAGACAGCAGGAAGCCTAGGTGGCTTTAAAGTGCAGGGCAAAGACGCAAAAGCAGCTCAAAATCTAATAGACAGCGCTATAGCTTTGGAGGATGCAGGGGCCTTTGCCATTGTCCTTGAATGCATTCCTGCACCGTTGGCGAAGATCATCTCTCAAAAGCTCACTATTCCTACGATTGGCATTGGCGCCGGCGTGTATTGTGATGGACAGGTCTTGGTGACTCAGGATATGCTGGGATTATTTGATAGGTTTGTTCCAAAATTTGTCAAGCAATACGCGCAGATTGGCCAATTAGAGCTGGAGGCCTTTAATAAATATGCAGAAGAGGTTGCACTGGGCGTCTTTCCCGATGATGCTCATAGCTTCAGCATGAAAGAGGAAGTAATAAAACAGTTAGAATGTTAA
- a CDS encoding Rossmann-like domain-containing protein produces MTFKPANKDEQLNLLTAIRKKLLAEIVNRPNLLMQIVHIEPLGVKEAIGDPTPYKDFALQRGEERLTEATIIGFKGQAFTSYPSRWRGTLDEALNLSLDSEKNRAIFVATANALGRLLNLCDRTIHCKDQGPDKCGREMAEYIASQFGSEINIGIIGYQPAIVKHMVNFFGNDRVFVTDLNPDNIGNEVFGVKILNGSSCLVELAKNCHIGLITGSTLINGTLNEILDVFKEYGVKPYIYGTTAALPPKILGIERLCFEAI; encoded by the coding sequence ATGACTTTTAAACCCGCTAATAAAGATGAGCAATTGAATTTACTCACAGCAATCAGAAAAAAGCTGTTGGCAGAAATTGTAAATCGACCAAACCTTTTGATGCAAATTGTCCACATAGAACCGTTGGGCGTAAAGGAAGCCATAGGCGATCCGACTCCTTATAAGGATTTTGCCTTGCAGCGAGGCGAAGAGAGATTAACAGAAGCCACTATAATTGGCTTTAAGGGACAGGCCTTCACTTCATACCCCTCTCGTTGGCGCGGTACGCTGGATGAAGCATTAAATTTATCATTGGATTCGGAGAAAAATAGAGCTATTTTCGTCGCCACAGCTAACGCCTTGGGGCGGTTGCTTAATTTATGCGATCGTACAATCCACTGCAAAGACCAAGGCCCTGATAAATGCGGACGAGAAATGGCTGAATATATAGCCTCCCAATTTGGATCCGAGATCAACATAGGCATAATCGGATACCAGCCGGCCATCGTAAAGCACATGGTAAATTTTTTCGGAAATGATAGGGTTTTTGTGACAGACTTAAATCCTGACAACATAGGCAATGAAGTTTTTGGCGTAAAGATATTGAACGGCTCATCATGCCTCGTTGAATTGGCAAAAAACTGTCATATAGGCCTTATAACGGGTTCTACTTTAATCAACGGCACATTAAACGAAATATTGGACGTTTTCAAAGAATACGGCGTAAAACCTTACATTTACGGCACAACTGCAGCGCTGCCACCCAAAATACTTGGCATCGAAAGGCTATGCTTCGAAGCAATATAA
- a CDS encoding putative DNA modification/repair radical SAM protein — protein MRTEYKLILLAQAAKYDRVCGKGKEELQNKSCSNNIKDFIFYSPCASGRYIPLLKVLFTNYCVNDCMYCYNRRSNDIERAIFEPKELAQLAYDLYRKNYIEGLFLSSGIFRNADYTMELIISTAQMLRNEYGFKGYIHLKIIPGTSYDLIRKAMILADRVSCNIELPTESSLKLLAPEKSKNDILNALKSAKNYTLELEKQISASTQLIVGATSESDKTILKLSHELYANRLVKRVYYSAYIPINSNDVLPKIEHPPLLREHRLYQADWLMRFYGFKAEDIFEGSENLSQDMDPKMCWALRNMHLFPVDIKKAPYERLILVPGIGTKTAKKIIKARREDYLDEQGLRALGISLKRARNFITIGGKLLPEEPPSQKRLKRTPRPYSKQLVLF, from the coding sequence TTGAGAACAGAATATAAGCTGATATTACTGGCCCAGGCTGCCAAATACGATAGAGTGTGCGGAAAGGGCAAAGAAGAGCTTCAAAATAAAAGCTGCAGTAACAACATAAAGGACTTTATCTTCTACAGCCCATGTGCCAGCGGAAGATACATTCCTCTATTGAAGGTGCTTTTTACCAATTATTGTGTAAATGACTGCATGTATTGTTATAACAGACGTTCAAATGATATAGAGAGGGCTATTTTTGAACCTAAAGAGTTGGCTCAGCTGGCCTATGACCTTTACAGGAAAAACTATATAGAAGGATTGTTCTTAAGCTCCGGCATCTTCAGGAACGCTGACTATACAATGGAGTTAATCATTTCCACGGCGCAAATGCTCCGGAACGAATACGGCTTTAAAGGATACATACATCTTAAAATCATCCCTGGGACTTCTTACGATTTAATAAGGAAGGCCATGATCCTTGCCGATAGAGTTAGCTGCAACATCGAGCTGCCCACAGAAAGCAGCTTAAAGCTTTTGGCTCCGGAAAAATCGAAAAATGATATCCTTAACGCCTTAAAATCTGCCAAAAACTACACCCTGGAGCTCGAAAAACAAATATCGGCCTCGACGCAGTTGATAGTAGGAGCAACTTCGGAGTCGGACAAAACTATTCTCAAGCTTTCTCACGAGCTTTACGCAAACAGGTTGGTAAAGCGGGTCTATTACTCTGCCTATATCCCGATCAACTCAAACGACGTCCTGCCTAAGATCGAACATCCTCCCCTTTTGAGGGAACACAGGCTGTATCAGGCAGACTGGCTCATGAGGTTTTACGGCTTTAAAGCCGAAGACATCTTCGAGGGCTCCGAAAACCTATCGCAAGACATGGACCCCAAGATGTGTTGGGCATTGAGAAACATGCACCTGTTTCCCGTGGACATCAAGAAGGCTCCCTATGAAAGGCTCATACTTGTCCCGGGCATCGGCACGAAAACGGCCAAAAAGATAATAAAGGCAAGGCGAGAAGACTACCTTGACGAACAGGGATTAAGGGCATTAGGCATATCCCTTAAACGGGCAAGGAACTTCATTACGATTGGCGGAAAATTGCTTCCGGAAGAACCTCCTTCACAAAAACGGCTTAAAAGGACTCCTCGCCCCTATTCAAAGCAACTTGTTTTGTTTTAA
- a CDS encoding ketopantoate reductase family protein → MKIAVLGSGAMGSVFGGLLAEHGQDVVLIDTWKEHINAINKNGLHLEGIGGDRFINVKGVSPADEIKDHVDLVIVFVKSPFTESAVKGASHIIGENTMIMTLQNGLGNAEKIAEITGSSRIIVGITNNGATLIEPGRVRHAGLGETVISPFDGKIFQRIKEIAQIFTEAGLPMRVSDEVTVLVWDKLMVNVGINALTAVLKVPNGYLVEHTSSEKLLEYAVREAEKICKAKGIQLKHDPVQHCKDVARATAANYSSMYQDVAKKRITEIDYINGAVVNEGKKLGIPTPVNETLVLLIRAIEEGY, encoded by the coding sequence ATGAAAATTGCCGTCTTAGGATCCGGAGCTATGGGTTCAGTCTTTGGGGGCTTACTGGCCGAACATGGTCAAGATGTGGTGTTGATAGATACGTGGAAAGAGCATATCAATGCAATAAACAAAAATGGGCTGCATTTAGAAGGCATTGGCGGCGATAGGTTTATAAACGTCAAGGGAGTTTCTCCGGCAGATGAAATTAAGGATCATGTTGATCTCGTGATCGTCTTTGTCAAATCGCCCTTTACCGAGTCTGCAGTAAAGGGAGCTTCACACATAATTGGCGAAAACACCATGATTATGACATTGCAAAATGGGCTGGGAAATGCAGAAAAGATCGCCGAGATAACTGGTAGCAGTAGGATCATAGTTGGCATTACCAATAACGGTGCAACCCTTATTGAGCCGGGTCGCGTAAGGCATGCCGGATTGGGCGAAACTGTGATCAGCCCATTTGATGGAAAAATATTTCAGAGAATAAAAGAAATTGCACAGATATTCACCGAAGCAGGGCTTCCAATGAGAGTTTCGGATGAAGTTACAGTTCTTGTATGGGATAAGCTTATGGTCAATGTCGGCATTAATGCTCTGACCGCTGTTCTTAAAGTTCCAAACGGTTATCTCGTTGAACATACAAGCTCAGAAAAGCTTCTCGAATATGCCGTAAGGGAAGCCGAGAAGATATGTAAGGCAAAAGGCATACAATTGAAACATGATCCCGTCCAACATTGCAAAGACGTTGCAAGGGCAACTGCCGCAAATTATTCTTCGATGTATCAGGATGTGGCCAAAAAAAGAATTACGGAGATCGATTATATAAATGGTGCCGTAGTTAACGAGGGCAAAAAACTGGGCATTCCCACCCCCGTGAACGAAACCCTTGTTTTGCTCATAAGGGCCATTGAAGAGGGGTATTAG
- a CDS encoding methyl-accepting chemotaxis protein → METKIDKKGCRRLSWSILFLVIPVLILIFCMLALSTVTLFQKALTRSMSAQLVEQVKVKAAMMNDFLSAGKAASYLAYDIEALDNYDVDLIGPIMKKFLEKHDEVVSGGYWLEPYIYKADSKYYGPFYYKENNNIILSWEYNTDAVNYLNADWYKLGFTGDEGLKWSEPYIDPVSNVLMITSVAPIIKDGKRIGVTTMDISLANLDQYIGEIKFGRKGLAFLVTGAGYYMCFPDKDKNLKAKITEEKEGLFAEIGKAISNGSADKIYSGNALNDTYVAAIQPVGNTNIKMIAMMPKAEFYDTRDAVLKVVVTSVLIAIVLLSLVIWYVIKVRVNRPLANLLAYADKVSNGDLTVSLDISRNDEIGEIFEAFRKVSISMKEIVKRIIPISNKLTENASTLFKVCQNTTEVMQKIRKNMNNLNSIAESNASAVEETNAGIEEVSSAAQTSARETTRGANAASNVFETAKITASVMDESVKELRAVGQYSQQSMQNVQDLVETVSKISEFVNVISNIASQTNLLALNAAIEAARAGDAGRGFAVVAEEVRKLAEKSSEAASEISTTMNRLLEKSQETVTSSQESTKELDLIINKIFNTKNKIYEFLQEISKITDVIQSIAAAAEEQSASIEEIASGIDQIASHTSETAHLASDVHNTLVAAENEVVQIKLQAENLRGFVEDLNKMAAQFKIDSAEINTPESTAIARR, encoded by the coding sequence ATGGAAACTAAGATTGATAAAAAGGGGTGCCGAAGGTTAAGCTGGAGCATCCTTTTTCTCGTCATTCCAGTCTTAATATTAATATTCTGTATGCTTGCGTTATCCACTGTTACATTATTTCAAAAAGCTCTTACTAGGTCAATGAGCGCGCAGCTCGTAGAACAGGTTAAGGTTAAGGCAGCGATGATGAATGACTTTCTTTCAGCAGGCAAGGCAGCGTCCTACCTTGCTTATGACATTGAGGCACTCGATAACTATGACGTAGACTTAATCGGACCAATTATGAAAAAATTCCTTGAAAAACACGATGAAGTTGTCAGTGGTGGGTATTGGCTTGAACCCTATATTTATAAGGCTGACTCAAAGTATTATGGTCCTTTTTATTATAAGGAAAACAATAACATAATACTGTCATGGGAATATAATACTGATGCAGTTAACTACCTAAATGCAGATTGGTACAAATTGGGATTTACCGGCGATGAAGGTCTTAAATGGTCCGAACCTTATATTGATCCCGTATCGAACGTATTAATGATAACTTCGGTAGCGCCAATCATAAAAGACGGGAAACGTATAGGCGTTACGACCATGGACATCAGCCTGGCAAATCTTGATCAATATATAGGCGAAATTAAATTTGGTCGAAAGGGCTTAGCTTTCCTGGTTACAGGGGCAGGATACTATATGTGTTTTCCGGATAAAGACAAAAACCTTAAAGCCAAAATTACGGAGGAAAAAGAGGGACTTTTTGCCGAAATAGGCAAAGCCATATCCAATGGTTCAGCGGATAAAATATATTCAGGTAATGCATTAAATGATACTTACGTGGCCGCCATTCAACCAGTTGGCAATACTAACATAAAGATGATAGCCATGATGCCAAAAGCTGAATTTTACGACACGCGTGATGCCGTATTGAAAGTTGTTGTGACTTCTGTACTAATTGCCATCGTGCTTCTATCTTTAGTAATATGGTATGTTATTAAAGTCAGAGTAAACCGCCCCCTAGCAAATTTACTTGCTTACGCCGACAAAGTCTCTAATGGTGATCTGACTGTATCACTTGACATTAGCAGAAATGACGAGATTGGCGAAATTTTTGAGGCATTTAGAAAGGTTTCTATATCAATGAAAGAGATTGTCAAAAGGATAATACCCATTAGCAATAAACTGACGGAAAATGCGTCCACTCTTTTTAAGGTTTGTCAAAACACCACAGAAGTCATGCAAAAGATTCGGAAGAATATGAACAACCTAAACAGCATAGCCGAATCAAACGCCTCAGCAGTAGAAGAAACAAATGCCGGGATTGAGGAAGTAAGCTCTGCCGCCCAAACATCTGCACGTGAGACCACTAGAGGAGCCAATGCAGCCTCTAATGTCTTCGAGACCGCCAAGATCACGGCTTCGGTAATGGATGAATCGGTAAAGGAATTACGAGCCGTAGGACAATATTCCCAACAAAGCATGCAGAATGTTCAAGACCTGGTTGAAACGGTATCCAAGATATCAGAATTTGTGAACGTTATCTCTAATATAGCTTCTCAAACCAATTTATTAGCATTAAATGCAGCCATAGAAGCTGCAAGAGCCGGTGACGCAGGCCGAGGGTTCGCTGTTGTGGCTGAAGAAGTACGAAAGCTTGCTGAAAAATCAAGCGAGGCAGCTTCGGAAATCTCTACAACCATGAATAGGCTTTTGGAAAAATCACAGGAAACAGTAACATCATCTCAGGAATCCACTAAAGAACTTGACTTGATCATAAATAAAATCTTCAATACAAAGAACAAAATTTATGAATTTTTGCAGGAAATTTCTAAAATCACTGATGTTATTCAGAGCATCGCAGCTGCTGCAGAGGAGCAATCGGCATCCATAGAGGAAATCGCATCAGGTATAGATCAGATAGCAAGTCATACATCGGAAACTGCACATTTAGCATCAGATGTCCATAACACTCTAGTAGCAGCAGAAAATGAAGTCGTCCAAATAAAATTACAAGCCGAAAACTTGCGAGGGTTCGTGGAAGATCTTAACAAAATGGCAGCCCAGTTTAAAATTGATTCAGCTGAGATCAATACACCTGAGTCTACTGCCATTGCGAGGCGTTAA